A stretch of the Teretinema zuelzerae genome encodes the following:
- a CDS encoding extracellular solute-binding protein has translation MKRTLQKTLLCVTAVLALASVSCAKKADSAAAGEKKPITLTVFTEAARQQPNADNKVYKYLQEKLGVTFEWDILVGEIAQKRGVMIAGGDYPDLIQINETQFIDAGALIPLEDLVEKYAPNVKAHFGDQWEKLRSPDGHIYYLTNWGITRNKDQSPYYGASAMWIQKEILKEAGYPKIKTMDQYFDLIIDYAKKHPTINGQKTIPFTILTYDWHAFCMWNPPNFLAGNPNDGNGVVDPKTHAYKTFFTQDMSKRWFKKLNELNALGFVDKASFTDNYDQYLAKIASGRVLGIHDQRWQFQTADDALRDSGEYNRTMAPLPIVFDENIKPRYRDVPVPNLGRGVGISVKAKDPVRIVQFLNDLMSEEVQRTIEWGIEGEDWQRNDKGEPYRTPEQRANWDNVTWQEQNRALLIRDVFPTWEGSFNDGYPADLVNYYPEREALARPEDKELWAAYGVTSNAELMDKNPPPNDIWYPTWNLPNPPDGSDAQIALQRCDQTMRKYLPKVILASPAEFEGVWAEYAAQMKANGIEIYEAYMQDQVSKRIAAWSAK, from the coding sequence ATGAAAAGAACATTGCAAAAGACGCTCCTGTGCGTAACCGCCGTATTGGCGTTGGCAAGCGTTTCCTGCGCGAAAAAAGCCGATTCAGCCGCGGCGGGCGAGAAGAAGCCGATCACGCTGACGGTATTCACCGAGGCCGCGCGGCAGCAGCCGAACGCCGACAATAAGGTGTATAAGTATCTGCAGGAGAAACTCGGCGTTACCTTCGAGTGGGACATCCTCGTCGGAGAAATCGCGCAGAAGCGCGGCGTCATGATCGCCGGCGGCGATTATCCCGACCTGATACAGATCAACGAAACCCAGTTCATCGATGCCGGCGCCCTGATCCCCCTCGAGGATCTGGTTGAGAAATACGCTCCGAACGTGAAGGCTCATTTCGGCGATCAATGGGAAAAGCTTCGCTCTCCCGACGGCCACATCTACTATCTGACGAACTGGGGAATCACCCGGAACAAGGATCAAAGCCCGTACTACGGCGCATCCGCCATGTGGATCCAGAAGGAAATTCTGAAGGAAGCCGGATACCCGAAGATCAAGACGATGGATCAGTACTTCGATCTGATCATCGACTACGCGAAAAAGCATCCGACCATCAACGGACAGAAAACCATCCCCTTTACCATTCTGACCTACGACTGGCACGCGTTCTGCATGTGGAACCCGCCGAACTTCCTCGCCGGAAATCCGAACGACGGAAACGGCGTCGTGGATCCCAAGACCCATGCGTACAAGACTTTCTTTACACAGGACATGTCCAAGCGCTGGTTCAAGAAGCTCAACGAACTGAACGCCCTGGGCTTCGTCGACAAGGCGTCCTTCACCGACAACTACGACCAGTATCTGGCGAAGATCGCTTCCGGCCGCGTGCTCGGCATTCATGACCAGCGCTGGCAGTTCCAGACAGCCGACGACGCCCTCCGCGATTCCGGCGAATACAACCGGACCATGGCTCCGCTTCCGATCGTATTCGACGAAAACATCAAGCCCCGCTACCGCGACGTGCCCGTGCCCAATCTCGGACGCGGAGTCGGCATCAGCGTCAAGGCGAAGGATCCCGTCCGCATCGTGCAATTCCTGAACGACCTGATGAGCGAAGAAGTTCAGCGCACCATCGAATGGGGCATCGAAGGCGAGGACTGGCAGCGCAACGACAAGGGCGAACCCTATCGCACTCCCGAGCAGCGCGCCAACTGGGATAATGTCACCTGGCAGGAACAGAATCGCGCCCTGCTCATTCGCGACGTATTCCCGACCTGGGAAGGTTCGTTCAACGACGGTTATCCGGCCGACCTGGTCAACTACTATCCCGAGCGCGAGGCTCTTGCCCGCCCGGAAGACAAGGAACTGTGGGCCGCGTACGGCGTGACGAGCAACGCCGAACTCATGGACAAGAATCCTCCGCCGAACGACATCTGGTATCCCACCTGGAATCTTCCCAATCCTCCCGACGGATCGGACGCTCAGATCGCCCTCCAGCGCTGCGACCAGACCATGCGCAAGTATCTGCCGAAGGTTATTCTTGCTTCTCCCGCCGAGTTCGAAGGCGTCTGGGCTGAATACGCCGCCCAGATGAAGGCCAACGGAATCGAAATCTACGAAGCCTATATGCAGGATCAGGTTTCCAAGCGCATTGCCGCCTGGAGCGCCAAGTAA
- a CDS encoding MotA/TolQ/ExbB proton channel family protein, with product MGKKIIASWIIGCAGIAFLVVMAGGAGKIPAFIDLPGFMIAALLPFATALALFGTGKTGTAFSAPFKQAALKSELETSAAFFKTLMGFIAAYSTLAFTVGFVMIMIYAADGASTGQIGVNLAIAILSFFYASVCAIIVVLPLSAAARIRLSECRAEEAGA from the coding sequence ATGGGAAAGAAAATCATCGCATCATGGATCATCGGATGCGCGGGCATCGCCTTCCTCGTCGTCATGGCAGGCGGCGCCGGAAAAATACCGGCCTTCATCGATTTGCCAGGCTTCATGATCGCGGCGCTGCTGCCGTTCGCAACTGCGCTCGCCTTGTTCGGTACGGGAAAAACGGGAACGGCGTTCTCTGCTCCCTTTAAGCAAGCTGCGCTCAAAAGCGAACTGGAAACCTCCGCGGCGTTCTTTAAAACACTCATGGGTTTCATCGCCGCGTATTCTACGCTCGCCTTTACCGTCGGCTTCGTCATGATCATGATTTACGCGGCGGACGGCGCGAGCACGGGACAGATCGGTGTAAACCTCGCGATCGCCATTCTCAGCTTTTTCTATGCGTCTGTTTGCGCGATTATCGTCGTGCTGCCCCTCTCGGCCGCCGCGCGGATACGGCTCAGCGAATGCAGAGCCGAGGAAGCCGGCGCATGA
- a CDS encoding ACT domain-containing protein → MSGITDLETLLASLDPVLCPARYAFRSCGKEEASALMAADGNDEEPFAFIREEEGWTVILPLGENHPAAEADSASAAAMKRITLNVHSSLEAVGLTAHVSRVLAGRNISANVVAGFYHDHIFVPEDRAEEALAALTT, encoded by the coding sequence ATGAGCGGAATCACGGATTTGGAAACCCTGCTCGCCTCCCTCGATCCGGTGCTCTGCCCGGCTCGCTACGCCTTCCGTTCATGCGGAAAGGAGGAAGCGTCCGCTTTGATGGCCGCGGATGGAAACGATGAAGAGCCGTTCGCCTTCATCCGCGAGGAGGAAGGCTGGACAGTCATTCTGCCGCTCGGAGAAAATCATCCTGCGGCTGAAGCCGACTCCGCTTCCGCCGCCGCGATGAAGCGAATCACGCTCAACGTCCACTCGAGCCTCGAAGCGGTTGGACTGACGGCCCATGTCTCGCGGGTTCTCGCCGGGCGGAACATCAGCGCGAACGTGGTCGCGGGATTTTACCACGACCACATATTCGTGCCGGAAGACCGCGCCGAAGAAGCGCTCGCGGCGCTTACAACCTAG